One genomic window of Streptomyces sp. WP-1 includes the following:
- a CDS encoding sugar phosphate isomerase/epimerase produces the protein MTVKQLSLPELVAACAEFGIGKVGLWREPVQAYGVPEAAALVRSAGLEVTTLCRGGFLTAADPGERAAALADNRRAVDEAAALGTDTLVLVSGGLPAGGKDLGAARERVADALTELAPYAGSRGVRLAIEPLHPMFAADRCVVSTLTQALDLAERFPAHQVGVAVDTYHVWWDDQAPAQIARAGAGDRIHIFQLADWTTPLPAGVLDGRGQIGDGAIDMREWRGRVEAAGYTGPIEVELFNEELWARDGREVLRETVARFLEHAV, from the coding sequence ATGACGGTGAAACAGCTGTCTCTGCCCGAACTGGTCGCCGCCTGCGCGGAGTTCGGCATCGGCAAGGTGGGCCTGTGGCGCGAGCCGGTCCAGGCGTACGGCGTCCCGGAGGCGGCCGCGCTGGTCCGGTCGGCGGGGCTGGAGGTGACCACGCTGTGCCGGGGCGGGTTCCTCACCGCCGCCGACCCCGGGGAGCGGGCCGCCGCCCTGGCCGACAACCGGCGCGCCGTGGACGAGGCGGCGGCGCTCGGCACCGACACGCTGGTCCTGGTCTCCGGCGGCCTCCCGGCGGGCGGCAAGGACCTGGGCGCGGCCCGCGAACGCGTCGCCGACGCCCTCACCGAACTGGCCCCCTACGCAGGATCCCGGGGCGTGCGCCTCGCCATCGAGCCCCTGCACCCGATGTTCGCCGCCGACCGCTGCGTAGTGTCGACCCTGACCCAGGCCCTGGACCTCGCCGAACGCTTCCCCGCGCACCAGGTCGGGGTGGCCGTGGACACGTACCACGTCTGGTGGGACGACCAGGCTCCGGCGCAGATCGCTCGCGCGGGCGCGGGGGATCGTATCCACATCTTCCAGCTCGCCGACTGGACGACACCGTTGCCCGCGGGCGTCCTCGACGGCCGGGGTCAGATCGGGGACGGCGCGATCGACATGCGGGAGTGGCGGGGCCGTGTGGAGGCGGCGGGCTACACCGGTCCGATCGAAGTCGAGCTGTTCAACGAGGAGTTGTGGGCGCGGGACGGCCGGGAGGTGCTGCGGGAGACAGTGGCGCGCTTCCTGGAACACGCCGTCTGA
- a CDS encoding DUF397 domain-containing protein — MADISDASTLTGWFKSSYSSGNQDECVEIASGHLTVPVRDSKNSSGPALVFSVGSWAAFVGAVKG, encoded by the coding sequence ATGGCTGACATCTCCGACGCGTCCACCCTCACCGGGTGGTTCAAGTCCAGCTACAGCAGCGGCAACCAGGACGAGTGCGTGGAGATCGCCTCCGGTCACCTCACCGTCCCCGTCCGCGACAGCAAGAACAGCAGTGGCCCGGCGCTGGTCTTCTCCGTGGGCAGCTGGGCGGCGTTCGTCGGGGCCGTCAAGGGCTGA
- a CDS encoding dihydrodipicolinate synthase family protein, whose amino-acid sequence MTIRLPSPDGASRTYEPRPEPFRPTSGTAFTSRTVFSAAHVVADPYADVSPDSPAAVDWDATLAFRRHLWAHGLGVAEAMDTAQRGMGLDWAGAAELIRRSAAEARAVGGRIACGVGTDQITGGTLGDIRAAYEEQLAVVEGSGAQPILMASRALAATATGPEDYQEIYGHLLRQSAGPVVLHWLGPMFDPALDGYWGSADLDAATEVFLDVIAAHPDKVDGIKVSLLDARREVELRRRLPRGVRCYTGDDFHYPELIAGDERGFSHALLGVFDPLAAPAAQAVRHLDTGDVSGFRELLAPTVELARHLFQPPTRFYKTGVVLLAWLAGHQTHFTMVGGLQSARSLPHLARAYELADGLGLFPDPGLAEDRMKTLLSLYGVQQ is encoded by the coding sequence GTGACCATCCGGCTCCCCTCTCCTGACGGCGCCTCGCGGACGTACGAGCCGCGCCCCGAGCCCTTCCGGCCCACCTCCGGTACGGCCTTCACCTCCCGTACGGTCTTCTCCGCGGCCCATGTCGTCGCCGACCCGTACGCGGACGTCTCGCCCGACTCGCCCGCCGCCGTCGACTGGGACGCGACCCTCGCCTTCCGCCGCCATCTGTGGGCGCACGGCCTCGGGGTCGCCGAGGCGATGGACACCGCGCAGCGCGGGATGGGCCTGGACTGGGCGGGGGCCGCCGAGCTGATCCGGCGCAGCGCGGCCGAGGCGCGCGCGGTCGGCGGGCGCATCGCCTGCGGGGTCGGCACCGACCAGATCACCGGCGGCACCCTCGGCGACATCCGCGCCGCGTACGAGGAACAGCTCGCCGTGGTCGAGGGGTCGGGCGCCCAGCCGATCCTGATGGCCTCGCGCGCCCTGGCCGCGACGGCCACCGGGCCCGAGGACTACCAGGAGATCTACGGCCACCTGCTCCGCCAGTCCGCCGGACCGGTCGTCCTGCACTGGCTCGGCCCGATGTTCGACCCGGCGCTCGACGGCTACTGGGGTTCGGCCGACCTGGACGCCGCCACCGAGGTGTTCCTCGACGTGATCGCCGCCCACCCGGACAAGGTCGACGGCATCAAGGTCTCCCTCCTGGACGCGCGCCGGGAGGTCGAGCTGCGCCGCCGGCTGCCGCGCGGGGTGCGCTGCTACACCGGCGACGACTTCCACTACCCCGAGCTGATCGCGGGCGACGAGCGGGGCTTCAGCCATGCCCTGCTCGGCGTCTTCGACCCGCTCGCAGCGCCGGCGGCCCAGGCGGTACGGCACCTCGACACCGGGGACGTGTCCGGCTTCCGCGAACTCCTCGCCCCCACAGTGGAGTTGGCCCGCCACCTGTTCCAGCCCCCCACCCGCTTCTACAAGACCGGTGTCGTCCTCCTCGCCTGGCTGGCCGGCCACCAGACGCACTTCACGATGGTGGGCGGCCTCCAGTCGGCCCGCTCGCTCCCGCACCTGGCCCGCGCCTACGAACTCGCCGACGGACTCGGCCTGTTCCCGGATCCCGGCCTCGCCGAGGACCGCATGAAGACCCTCCTCTCCCTGTACGGAGTCCAGCAGTGA
- a CDS encoding ribokinase has product MYDYDLLVVGSANADLVIGVERRPAAGETVLGGDLSTHPGGKGANQAVAAARLGARTALLARVGEDGHGRLLLDSLRSAGVDPSGVLEGGAPTGVALITVDPSGDNSIVVSPGANARLTPADVRESAALLGAARVVSAQLEIPLETVAEVVRNLPSGTRFVLNPSPPRPLPAEVLAACDPLIVNEHEARVILGEDAGADPEDWARGLLALGPRSVVVTLGAEGALVYDGSGAARVASVKVDAVDTTGAGDAFTAALAWRLGAGASLAEAAGYAARVGAAAVTKAGAQESYPTAGEVEQL; this is encoded by the coding sequence ATGTACGACTACGACCTGTTGGTCGTGGGTTCGGCCAACGCCGACCTGGTGATCGGGGTCGAGCGGCGGCCGGCCGCCGGTGAGACGGTGCTCGGCGGGGATCTGTCCACGCATCCGGGCGGCAAGGGCGCCAACCAGGCGGTCGCCGCGGCCCGGCTGGGCGCCCGTACGGCCCTGCTGGCGCGGGTCGGCGAGGACGGCCACGGCCGGCTGCTGCTCGACTCCCTGCGCTCGGCCGGGGTCGACCCGTCGGGCGTGCTCGAAGGCGGGGCGCCGACCGGGGTCGCGCTGATCACCGTCGACCCGTCCGGGGACAACAGCATCGTGGTGTCGCCCGGCGCCAACGCCCGTCTCACCCCGGCGGACGTTCGGGAGTCCGCCGCGCTGCTCGGGGCGGCGCGCGTGGTCTCGGCCCAGCTGGAGATCCCGCTGGAGACGGTGGCGGAGGTCGTACGGAACCTGCCGTCCGGCACCCGTTTCGTGCTCAACCCCTCCCCGCCGCGCCCGCTGCCCGCCGAGGTGCTGGCGGCCTGTGACCCGCTGATCGTCAACGAGCACGAGGCGCGGGTGATCCTGGGCGAGGACGCCGGGGCGGACCCGGAGGACTGGGCGCGCGGGCTGCTGGCGCTGGGCCCGCGCTCGGTCGTGGTCACGCTCGGCGCCGAGGGCGCGCTGGTGTACGACGGCTCGGGCGCGGCCCGGGTGGCGTCGGTGAAGGTCGACGCGGTGGACACCACGGGCGCGGGCGACGCCTTCACGGCCGCCCTCGCCTGGAGGCTGGGCGCGGGCGCGAGCCTGGCGGAGGCGGCGGGCTACGCGGCCCGGGTCGGCGCGGCGGCCGTGACGAAGGCGGGGGCGCAGGAGTCGTACCCGACGGCCGGGGAGGTCGAGCAGCTGTGA
- a CDS encoding SDR family NAD(P)-dependent oxidoreductase: MTTTLITGANKGLGHETARRLIAAGHTVYVGARDIERGRAAAAGLGARFVQLDVTDDASVAAAAATIEAEGGLDVLVNNAGIEVRSPEGEIIGAADLTADVMREVFETNVFGVVRVTHAFLPLLERSAAPVVVNVSSSLASLAQAGKGYPGAAYPASKTTVNMLTVQFAKAFPRMRINSVEPGYTATDLNQHAGMQTVEQGAEIIVRMAQVGPDGPTGGYFDASGPLSW; encoded by the coding sequence ATGACGACAACTTTGATCACCGGGGCCAACAAGGGCCTCGGTCATGAGACCGCCCGCCGGCTGATCGCCGCGGGTCACACCGTCTACGTGGGCGCGCGTGACATCGAGCGGGGCAGGGCGGCCGCGGCCGGGCTCGGCGCCCGGTTCGTGCAGCTCGATGTCACCGACGACGCGTCGGTCGCCGCGGCGGCGGCCACCATCGAGGCCGAGGGCGGCCTGGACGTCCTGGTCAACAACGCCGGGATCGAGGTGCGGTCACCGGAGGGCGAGATCATCGGCGCGGCGGACCTGACCGCCGACGTGATGCGGGAGGTGTTCGAGACCAACGTCTTCGGCGTGGTCCGGGTGACCCACGCGTTCCTGCCGCTGCTGGAGCGCTCCGCCGCCCCGGTCGTGGTCAACGTCAGCAGCAGCCTGGCCTCGCTGGCCCAGGCCGGAAAGGGCTACCCGGGGGCCGCCTACCCGGCCTCCAAGACCACGGTCAACATGCTCACCGTGCAGTTCGCCAAGGCGTTCCCGCGGATGCGGATCAACTCCGTGGAGCCCGGCTACACCGCGACGGACCTGAACCAGCACGCGGGCATGCAGACCGTCGAGCAGGGCGCCGAGATCATCGTCCGGATGGCCCAGGTGGGCCCGGACGGCCCGACCGGCGGCTACTTCGACGCGTCGGGTCCTTTGTCCTGGTAG
- a CDS encoding substrate-binding domain-containing protein has protein sequence MATDTLKSTTGASGAPGGLRRLLLDNGALTALIVLVIALSALSGDFLTTDNLLNIGVQAAVTAILAFGVTFVIVAAGIDLSVGSVAALSATVLAWSATQHGVPVALAVVLAVATGVAAGLVNGFLIAYGKLPPFIATLAMLSVGRGLSLVISGGVPIPFPDSVSHLGDTLGDWLPVPVLVMIVMGLLAAFVLGRTYIGRSMYAIGGNEEAARLSGLRVKKQKLAIYALSGVFAAVAGIVLASRLSSAQPQAADGYELDAIAAVVIGGASLAGGTGKASGTLVGALILAVLRNGLNLLNVSAFWQQVVIGVVIALAVLLDTVRRKAGATPVTSGGGGNKGKQAATYGLAAVVTVAVVGATSFLHNGSSASANPKVGLSLSTLNNPFFVGVRSGAQAEAKKLGVDLTVTDAQNDASQQANQLQNFTSSSLDAIIVNPVDSDAASNSVKAADKAKIPVIAVDRGVNKATVDALVASDNIAGGEQAAKTIAEKLGGKGRIVILQGQAGTSAARERAQGFADGLKAYPGIKVVAQQPADFDRTKGLDVMSNLLQAHPDVQGVIAANDEMALGAIKALGSKAGTSVPVVGFDGTPDGLNAVKAGTLYASVAQQPTQLGRIAVDNALKASRGKKVEQTVKVPVKVVTKDNVAGFSG, from the coding sequence GTGGCCACTGACACGCTCAAGAGCACGACGGGAGCGAGTGGCGCCCCGGGCGGCCTGCGCCGGCTGCTGCTCGACAACGGCGCGCTGACCGCGCTGATCGTCCTGGTCATCGCCCTGTCGGCGCTGTCCGGTGACTTCCTGACGACGGACAACCTGCTCAACATCGGTGTCCAGGCGGCCGTCACGGCGATCCTGGCCTTCGGTGTCACCTTCGTGATCGTGGCGGCGGGCATCGACCTGTCGGTCGGCTCGGTGGCCGCGCTGTCGGCGACGGTGCTGGCGTGGAGCGCCACCCAGCACGGGGTGCCGGTCGCGCTGGCCGTCGTGCTCGCGGTCGCCACGGGTGTCGCGGCCGGTCTGGTGAACGGTTTCCTCATCGCCTACGGCAAGCTGCCGCCGTTCATCGCGACGCTCGCGATGCTGTCGGTGGGGCGCGGTCTGTCGCTGGTGATCTCCGGTGGTGTGCCGATCCCGTTCCCGGACTCGGTCTCGCACCTCGGTGACACGCTCGGCGACTGGCTGCCGGTGCCGGTCCTGGTCATGATCGTGATGGGGCTGCTCGCCGCGTTCGTGCTCGGCCGCACCTACATCGGCCGTTCCATGTACGCGATCGGCGGCAACGAGGAGGCCGCGCGCCTGTCGGGCCTGCGGGTCAAGAAGCAGAAGCTGGCGATCTACGCCCTGTCCGGTGTGTTCGCGGCGGTGGCGGGCATCGTGCTGGCCTCCCGGCTGTCCTCCGCGCAGCCGCAGGCCGCCGACGGCTACGAGCTGGACGCGATCGCGGCGGTCGTCATCGGCGGTGCCTCGCTCGCGGGCGGCACCGGCAAGGCGTCCGGCACCCTGGTCGGCGCGCTGATCCTCGCGGTGCTGCGCAACGGCCTGAACCTGCTGAACGTCTCCGCGTTCTGGCAGCAGGTCGTGATCGGTGTCGTCATCGCGCTGGCGGTGCTGCTCGACACGGTGCGCCGCAAGGCGGGCGCCACCCCGGTGACCAGCGGTGGCGGCGGCAACAAGGGCAAGCAGGCGGCGACGTACGGGCTCGCGGCCGTGGTGACGGTGGCGGTGGTCGGCGCGACCTCCTTCCTGCACAACGGCTCCTCGGCCTCGGCGAACCCGAAGGTGGGGCTGTCGCTGTCGACCCTCAACAACCCGTTCTTCGTGGGCGTCCGCTCCGGCGCGCAGGCCGAGGCGAAGAAGCTGGGCGTGGACCTGACGGTCACCGACGCGCAGAACGACGCCTCCCAGCAGGCCAACCAGCTCCAGAACTTCACCAGTTCGAGCCTTGACGCGATCATCGTCAACCCCGTGGACTCGGACGCGGCGAGCAACTCGGTCAAGGCCGCCGACAAGGCGAAGATCCCGGTGATCGCGGTCGACCGCGGGGTCAACAAGGCCACTGTGGACGCCCTGGTGGCCTCGGACAACATCGCCGGCGGCGAGCAGGCGGCCAAGACGATCGCCGAGAAGCTGGGCGGCAAGGGCAGGATCGTGATCCTCCAGGGTCAGGCGGGCACCTCGGCGGCGCGTGAGCGTGCGCAGGGCTTCGCCGACGGACTGAAGGCGTACCCGGGCATCAAGGTGGTCGCCCAGCAGCCCGCCGACTTCGACCGCACCAAGGGCCTCGACGTGATGTCGAACCTGCTCCAGGCCCACCCGGACGTGCAGGGCGTCATCGCCGCCAACGACGAGATGGCCCTCGGCGCGATCAAGGCGCTGGGTTCCAAGGCCGGTACGTCGGTACCGGTGGTCGGCTTCGACGGCACCCCGGACGGCCTGAACGCGGTCAAGGCGGGCACGCTGTACGCCTCCGTCGCGCAGCAGCCGACCCAGCTCGGCCGGATCGCCGTGGACAACGCGCTCAAGGCGTCCCGGGGCAAGAAGGTGGAGCAGACGGTGAAGGTGCCGGTGAAGGTGGTCACGAAGGACAACGTGGCCGGTTTCAGCGGCTGA
- a CDS encoding DUF397 domain-containing protein, which translates to MLSNEHTVSDASTLTGWFKSSYSGGTNDNCVEIASGHPTVPVRDSKDRSGPAVLFSVNGWTSFVGALKNGNLDG; encoded by the coding sequence ATGCTGAGCAATGAACACACCGTCTCCGACGCCTCCACCCTCACCGGGTGGTTCAAGTCCAGCTACAGCGGCGGTACCAACGACAACTGTGTGGAGATCGCCTCCGGCCACCCCACCGTCCCCGTCCGCGACAGCAAGGACCGCTCCGGCCCGGCCGTGCTCTTCTCCGTGAACGGCTGGACATCCTTCGTCGGCGCGCTCAAGAACGGAAACCTCGATGGCTGA
- the rbsD gene encoding D-ribose pyranase produces the protein MKKSGILNRHLAGALAELGHGDEVLVCDAGMPIPSGPRVVDLAFRAGVPSFAEVFAGLVDELVLEGATVAEELRGDHLDLVERQFANLAFVPHERLKRLSASARLIVRTGEASPYANVLLRCGVFF, from the coding sequence GTGAAGAAGTCGGGCATCCTGAACCGCCATCTGGCGGGCGCACTGGCCGAGTTGGGGCACGGGGACGAGGTGCTGGTCTGCGACGCGGGTATGCCGATCCCCAGTGGCCCGCGCGTGGTGGACCTGGCCTTCCGGGCCGGGGTGCCGTCCTTCGCGGAGGTCTTCGCCGGTCTGGTGGACGAACTGGTGCTGGAGGGGGCCACGGTGGCGGAGGAGCTGCGCGGCGACCATCTCGACCTGGTGGAGCGGCAGTTCGCCAATCTGGCCTTCGTCCCGCACGAGCGGCTCAAGAGGCTCTCGGCTTCGGCGCGGCTGATCGTGCGCACCGGTGAGGCGAGCCCGTACGCCAACGTGCTGCTGCGGTGCGGGGTGTTCTTCTAG
- a CDS encoding LacI family DNA-binding transcriptional regulator: MTVTLADVAARAQVSPATVSRVLNGNYPVAAPTRERVLRAVDELDYVLNGPASALAAATSDLVGILVNDIADPFFGIMASAIQAEIGGTGGRAGGERLAVVCNTGGSPEQELKYLTLLQRQRAAAVVLTGGAVVDAPHAAAVAAKLRKLGEGGTRVVLCGRPPVPDARSVALTFDNLGGARALTEHLVGLGHRRLGCIAGPEERSTTRHRLEGHRAALASAGIEEDPRWTVHGRFDRRSGYEGARELLHRDASLTALVTANDSVAAGACAALRDAGLRVPEDVSVTGFDDLPVAVDIVPGLTTVRLPLTEAGARAGRIAMGREETPAGGIGEVRGELVVRGSTGVARG, translated from the coding sequence ATGACCGTGACCCTGGCGGACGTGGCCGCGCGCGCCCAGGTCTCCCCCGCGACGGTGTCGCGGGTGCTGAACGGCAACTACCCGGTGGCGGCGCCGACCCGTGAGCGGGTGCTGCGGGCGGTGGACGAGCTGGACTACGTCCTCAACGGGCCCGCGAGCGCGCTGGCCGCCGCCACGTCCGACCTGGTCGGCATCCTCGTCAACGACATCGCCGACCCCTTCTTCGGGATCATGGCGAGCGCGATCCAGGCGGAGATCGGGGGCACCGGGGGGCGGGCGGGCGGTGAGCGGCTCGCGGTGGTCTGCAACACGGGCGGCTCGCCGGAGCAGGAGCTGAAGTACCTGACGCTGCTGCAACGGCAGCGGGCGGCGGCGGTCGTGCTCACCGGCGGCGCGGTGGTGGACGCGCCGCACGCGGCGGCGGTCGCGGCGAAGCTGCGCAAGCTCGGGGAGGGCGGCACGCGGGTGGTGCTGTGCGGCCGGCCTCCGGTGCCGGACGCCCGGTCGGTCGCGCTCACCTTCGACAACCTCGGCGGGGCGCGGGCGCTGACGGAGCATCTGGTGGGGCTCGGGCATCGGCGGCTCGGGTGCATCGCCGGGCCCGAGGAGCGGTCGACGACCCGGCACCGCCTGGAGGGGCATCGCGCCGCGCTGGCCTCGGCGGGCATCGAGGAGGACCCTCGGTGGACCGTCCACGGCCGGTTCGACCGGCGCTCCGGGTACGAAGGCGCACGTGAACTCCTGCACCGGGACGCGTCGTTGACGGCCCTGGTCACCGCGAACGACTCCGTCGCGGCCGGGGCGTGCGCCGCCCTTCGGGACGCCGGCCTGCGCGTTCCCGAGGACGTGTCCGTCACCGGCTTCGACGACCTCCCGGTGGCCGTGGACATCGTCCCCGGCCTGACGACGGTCCGCCTCCCCCTGACCGAGGCCGGCGCCCGGGCCGGACGCATCGCCATGGGCCGCGAGGAGACACCGGCCGGGGGAATCGGCGAGGTACGGGGGGAACTGGTGGTCAGGGGGTCGACGGGGGTGGCGCGGGGCTGA
- a CDS encoding helix-turn-helix transcriptional regulator produces the protein MDVARRPRTPREKYGEELRLRRIAAGRTQDQLSELIVCSPTLISHYESGRRLPKPDDARRIDQALGTDGFFERWLEDLESKYNDYFAVAAELEQEATLIQQFGLTLIPGVLQTEEYASALYRAYWANYRTEDLEDFLVNRTKRRRMFEGPRQPVVWTLLDESALRHRIGGPEAMAGQLHKIAGMAEAGRLRLHVLPHRGGAHALLQGDLTLMSFEDSAPVAYVEGFSTGNLMDDPSLVKACQTAYALALSDALSQQESLALVRAAAEEHAHAEQ, from the coding sequence ATGGACGTTGCCCGCAGGCCAAGGACACCACGCGAGAAATACGGGGAGGAGCTGAGGCTGCGGCGAATCGCGGCCGGACGCACCCAGGATCAGCTGAGCGAACTCATCGTGTGCTCGCCCACATTGATCAGTCACTACGAGTCGGGCAGGCGGCTGCCCAAGCCGGACGACGCACGGCGGATCGACCAGGCGCTCGGGACGGACGGGTTCTTCGAGCGGTGGCTGGAGGACCTGGAGTCGAAATACAACGACTACTTCGCGGTCGCGGCCGAGCTTGAGCAAGAGGCGACGCTGATCCAGCAGTTCGGGCTCACTCTGATTCCCGGTGTTCTCCAGACCGAGGAATACGCAAGCGCGCTGTACCGAGCCTATTGGGCCAACTACAGGACCGAGGATCTAGAAGACTTCCTCGTCAACCGAACAAAGCGCCGCCGCATGTTCGAGGGCCCTCGCCAGCCGGTGGTCTGGACACTGCTCGACGAGTCGGCTCTGCGGCACCGCATCGGCGGCCCCGAGGCCATGGCCGGACAGCTGCACAAGATCGCCGGCATGGCCGAGGCGGGACGGTTACGGCTCCATGTACTTCCGCACCGGGGCGGAGCCCACGCCCTCTTGCAAGGCGACCTCACGCTCATGAGCTTCGAGGACTCCGCCCCGGTGGCCTATGTCGAAGGCTTCAGCACCGGCAACTTGATGGATGATCCATCGCTAGTGAAGGCATGTCAGACCGCCTACGCTCTGGCTCTGAGCGACGCGTTGTCGCAACAGGAATCACTTGCCCTCGTCAGAGCGGCAGCGGAGGAACACGCACATGCTGAGCAATGA
- a CDS encoding Gfo/Idh/MocA family protein: MTRKRTARIAMNGVTGRMGHRQHLLRSILALREQGGLGLGDGTVLWPEPILLGRREHALREIAERHGLEHVSTDLDAVLADPSVDIYFDAQVTAAREGAIRRAIAAGKHIYTEKPTATGLDGALELARLAREKGVRHGVVQDKLFLPGLLKLKRLVDGGFFGRILSVRGEFGYWVFEGDRQDAQRPSWNYRAEDGGGIVVDMFPHWEYVLHELFGRVTSVQALTATHIPRRWDERGEPYDATADDAAYGLFELAGGAIAQINSSWAVRVNRDELVEFQVDGTEGSAVAGLRDCRVQHRATTPKPVWNPDLPATEKFREQWQEVPDNGEFDNGFKAQWELFLRHVYADAPYRWDLLAGARGVQLAELGLRSAAEGRRVAVPEITL; encoded by the coding sequence GTGACACGGAAGAGGACGGCGCGCATCGCCATGAACGGCGTGACCGGGCGCATGGGCCACCGCCAGCACCTGCTGCGCTCGATCCTCGCCCTGCGCGAGCAGGGCGGCCTCGGCCTCGGCGACGGCACCGTGCTGTGGCCGGAGCCGATCCTGCTCGGCCGCCGCGAGCACGCGCTCAGGGAGATCGCCGAACGGCACGGCCTGGAGCACGTCTCCACCGATCTCGACGCCGTGCTCGCCGACCCGTCCGTCGACATCTACTTCGACGCGCAGGTCACCGCCGCCCGTGAGGGGGCGATCAGGAGGGCGATCGCCGCGGGCAAGCACATCTACACCGAGAAGCCCACCGCCACCGGCCTCGACGGCGCCCTCGAACTCGCCCGCCTGGCACGGGAGAAGGGCGTCCGGCACGGCGTCGTCCAGGACAAGCTGTTCCTGCCGGGCCTGCTGAAGCTGAAGCGGCTCGTCGACGGCGGCTTCTTCGGCCGGATCCTGTCCGTGCGCGGCGAGTTCGGCTACTGGGTCTTCGAGGGCGACCGGCAGGACGCCCAGCGCCCCTCCTGGAACTACCGCGCCGAGGACGGCGGCGGCATCGTCGTCGACATGTTCCCGCACTGGGAGTACGTGCTGCACGAACTGTTCGGCCGCGTCACCTCCGTCCAGGCCCTGACCGCCACCCACATCCCGAGGCGCTGGGACGAGCGCGGCGAGCCGTACGACGCGACGGCCGACGACGCCGCGTACGGCCTCTTCGAGCTGGCCGGCGGCGCGATCGCGCAGATCAACTCCTCCTGGGCGGTGCGCGTCAACCGCGACGAACTGGTCGAGTTCCAGGTCGACGGCACCGAGGGCTCGGCGGTGGCGGGCCTGCGCGACTGCCGGGTCCAGCACCGCGCTACGACCCCCAAGCCGGTCTGGAACCCGGACCTCCCCGCCACCGAGAAGTTCCGCGAGCAGTGGCAGGAGGTCCCGGACAACGGGGAGTTCGACAACGGCTTCAAGGCGCAGTGGGAGCTGTTCCTGCGGCATGTGTACGCCGACGCGCCGTACCGCTGGGACCTGCTGGCCGGGGCCCGGGGCGTCCAGCTCGCCGAGCTGGGGCTGAGGTCGGCGGCGGAGGGCCGCCGCGTCGCGGTACCGGAGATCACGCTGTGA